A part of Amycolatopsis lurida genomic DNA contains:
- the dtd gene encoding D-aminoacyl-tRNA deacylase, producing the protein MRAVVARVTEASVTVGDEVTGAIDEPGLLVLLGIHADDDASKVPAMARKLHEARILRDEESCATTGAPLLVVSQFTLYGDTRKGRRPSWTAAARPEVAEPLVTAVVDALRERGARVETGRFGAMMAVRSVNDGPFTLLIEV; encoded by the coding sequence ATGCGGGCGGTGGTGGCGAGGGTCACGGAAGCGAGCGTGACCGTCGGCGACGAGGTGACCGGTGCCATCGACGAGCCGGGTTTGCTGGTGCTGCTGGGAATCCATGCCGACGACGATGCGTCGAAGGTGCCGGCGATGGCCCGCAAACTGCACGAAGCTCGCATACTTCGCGACGAGGAGTCCTGCGCCACCACCGGCGCTCCCCTGCTCGTCGTGAGCCAGTTCACTCTTTACGGCGACACCCGCAAAGGCCGCCGTCCGTCCTGGACGGCGGCCGCCCGGCCCGAGGTCGCCGAACCCCTCGTGACGGCCGTCGTCGACGCGCTGCGCGAACGCGGCGCACGGGTCGAAACCGGCCGCTTCGGGGCCATGATGGCGGTCCGGAGCGTGAACGACGGTCCGTTCACCCTCCTCATAGAGGTCTAG
- a CDS encoding sigma-70 family RNA polymerase sigma factor, translated as MSVQTLEREARGIRERRIPAQSTQEPVSTGALTDADLDAQSPAADLVRVYLNGIGKTALLSAADEVELAKRIEAGVFAQHMLDTAEGLTPKRRSEMTALVRDGHVAKNHLLEANLRLVVSLAKRYTGRGMPLLDLIQEGNLGLIRAVEKFDYSKGFKFSTYATWWIRQAITRGMADQGRTIRLPVHLVEQVNKLARIKRDLHQQLGRDATHEELAAESGIPAHKISDLLDHSRDPVSLDMPVGTEEDAPLGDFIEDSEATDAESAVISGLLQDDLRRVLATLDDRESQVIRLRYGLDDGQPRTLDQIGKHFGLSRERVRQIEREVMSKLRQGERADRLRAYAS; from the coding sequence ATGTCAGTCCAGACTCTCGAACGCGAAGCGCGCGGGATTCGCGAGCGCCGTATCCCGGCGCAATCCACCCAGGAGCCGGTGAGCACGGGGGCGCTCACCGACGCCGACCTCGACGCCCAGAGCCCGGCCGCGGACCTCGTTCGCGTGTACCTCAACGGAATCGGCAAGACGGCGCTGCTGTCCGCCGCCGACGAGGTCGAGCTGGCCAAGCGCATCGAAGCGGGCGTGTTCGCCCAGCACATGCTCGACACGGCCGAGGGCCTCACGCCGAAGCGGCGTTCGGAGATGACCGCCCTCGTGCGTGACGGGCACGTCGCGAAGAACCACCTGCTGGAGGCCAACCTCCGTCTCGTGGTCTCGCTCGCGAAGCGCTACACCGGCCGGGGGATGCCGCTGCTCGACCTGATCCAGGAGGGGAACCTGGGTCTCATCCGCGCGGTGGAGAAGTTCGACTACTCCAAGGGGTTCAAGTTCTCGACCTACGCCACCTGGTGGATCCGCCAGGCCATCACCAGGGGGATGGCCGACCAGGGACGCACCATCCGGCTGCCGGTCCACCTGGTGGAACAGGTGAACAAGCTGGCGCGTATCAAGCGCGATCTGCACCAGCAGCTCGGCCGGGACGCCACCCACGAGGAGCTGGCCGCCGAATCGGGTATCCCGGCGCACAAGATCTCCGACCTGCTCGACCACTCGCGTGACCCGGTGAGCCTCGACATGCCGGTCGGCACCGAGGAGGACGCCCCGCTCGGTGACTTCATCGAGGACTCCGAGGCGACCGACGCCGAGAGCGCCGTGATCTCCGGTCTGCTCCAGGACGACCTGCGCCGCGTGCTCGCGACGCTGGACGACCGCGAGTCCCAGGTGATCCGCCTGCGCTACGGCCTCGACGACGGCCAGCCGCGCACGCTCGACCAGATCGGCAAGCACTTCGGGCTTTCCCGTGAGCGCGTTCGGCAGATCGAGCGAGAGGTCATGTCGAAGCTGCGTCAGGGTGAGCGGGCGGACCGCCTGCGCGCCTACGCTTCGTAA
- a CDS encoding fumarate hydratase, which translates to MAPTTFQYTEVLPLAKDTRTEYRLIGTEGVEVVEAAGRKFLKVEPEALTRLAKTAITDIQHLLRSSHLAQLRAIVDDPEASGNDRFVAMDLLRNAAISAGGVLPMCQDTGTAIVIGKRGDGVLTGADDERALSRGIFDAYQELNLRYSQMAPVNFWDERNTGTNLPAQIELYHKDGQGDPSYEFLFMAKGGGSANKTFLYQETKAVLNPKRLAKFLDEKLRSLGTAACPPYHLAIVVGGTSAEFNLKVAKLASARYLDDLPTEGSELGHGFRDVDLEQQVLEMTRQFGIGAQFGGKYFCHDVRVIRLPRHGASCPVGVAVSCSADRQAKAKITADGVFLEQLERDPAQFLPDVTEDDLSDEVVTVDLNRPMAEIRAQLSQLPVKTRLSLTGPLVVARDIAHAKIAERLDAGEEMPQYLRDHPVYYAGPAKTPEGYASGSFGPTTAGRMDSYVEQFQAAGGSLVMLAKGNRSKKVTAACNEYGGFYLGSIGGPAARLAQDCIKKVDVLEYAELGMEAVWKIEVEDFPAFIVIDDKGNDFFEATSEPVLQISFR; encoded by the coding sequence GTGGCGCCCACCACGTTCCAGTACACCGAAGTCCTTCCCCTCGCGAAGGACACCCGCACCGAGTACCGGCTGATCGGCACCGAAGGTGTCGAGGTCGTCGAAGCCGCGGGCCGGAAGTTCCTCAAGGTCGAGCCCGAGGCGCTGACCAGGCTCGCCAAGACCGCGATCACCGACATCCAGCACCTGTTGCGCTCGTCACATCTGGCGCAGCTGCGCGCGATCGTCGACGATCCCGAGGCCAGCGGCAACGACCGTTTCGTCGCGATGGACCTGCTGCGCAACGCGGCGATCTCGGCCGGCGGTGTCCTCCCGATGTGCCAGGACACCGGCACCGCGATCGTGATCGGCAAACGCGGTGACGGCGTGCTCACCGGCGCCGACGACGAGCGCGCGCTGTCCCGCGGTATTTTCGACGCCTATCAGGAGTTGAATCTGCGCTATTCGCAGATGGCGCCGGTGAATTTCTGGGATGAGCGCAATACGGGCACCAACTTGCCCGCGCAGATCGAGCTCTATCACAAAGATGGCCAAGGCGACCCGAGCTACGAATTCCTGTTCATGGCCAAGGGCGGCGGCAGCGCGAACAAGACGTTCCTCTATCAGGAAACGAAAGCCGTCCTGAACCCGAAGCGGCTCGCGAAGTTCCTCGACGAGAAGCTGCGCAGCCTCGGCACCGCCGCCTGCCCGCCGTACCACCTCGCGATCGTCGTCGGCGGCACGTCGGCGGAGTTCAACCTGAAGGTCGCGAAGCTCGCTTCCGCCCGCTATCTCGACGACCTGCCCACCGAGGGTTCCGAGCTGGGCCACGGTTTCCGCGACGTCGACCTCGAACAGCAGGTGCTGGAGATGACGCGCCAGTTCGGGATCGGCGCGCAGTTCGGCGGCAAGTACTTCTGCCACGACGTCCGGGTGATCCGCCTGCCGCGCCACGGCGCGTCCTGCCCGGTCGGTGTCGCCGTCTCGTGCTCGGCCGACCGCCAGGCGAAGGCGAAGATCACCGCCGACGGTGTCTTCCTGGAGCAGCTCGAACGCGACCCGGCGCAGTTCCTGCCGGACGTCACCGAGGACGACCTGTCCGACGAGGTGGTGACCGTCGACCTCAACCGGCCGATGGCCGAGATCCGCGCGCAGCTCTCGCAGCTGCCGGTGAAGACCCGTCTGTCGCTGACCGGTCCGCTCGTCGTCGCCCGCGACATCGCGCACGCGAAGATCGCCGAGCGGCTCGACGCGGGTGAAGAGATGCCTCAGTACCTTCGCGACCACCCCGTGTACTACGCCGGCCCGGCGAAGACGCCCGAGGGTTACGCGTCGGGCTCCTTCGGGCCGACCACCGCGGGCCGCATGGACTCCTACGTCGAGCAGTTCCAGGCCGCGGGCGGTTCGCTGGTGATGCTGGCGAAGGGCAACCGGTCCAAGAAGGTGACCGCCGCGTGCAACGAGTACGGCGGGTTCTACCTCGGCTCGATCGGCGGCCCGGCCGCGCGGCTCGCGCAGGACTGCATCAAGAAGGTCGACGTCCTCGAGTACGCCGAACTCGGGATGGAGGCGGTCTGGAAGATCGAGGTCGAGGACTTCCCCGCGTTCATCGTCATCGACGACAAGGGCAACGACTTCTTCGAGGCCACGTCGGAACCGGTGCTGCAGATCAGCTTCCGGTAA
- a CDS encoding ABC transporter permease, which translates to MLLWTRRSRVLLWAVFAVLFTAIVLAPLLMIVLASVAGNWTGLLPGALTGSHFGQALSGETFASLSVSIQTGVIASVVSVLLGTWAALAARSAPSKLRKAVDTLFHLPIAVPSVVLGLALLVAFSRPPLAFNGTRWIVLLGHVMILLPFSYSTVSAAIARMDPLLAQAAASLGASPVRVLLRVRLPVLLPSISASASLALAMSMGELGATMMLYPPDWRTLPASIFALTDRGQVFLASASTVLLLAVTLAGVVILGLARGRAAQR; encoded by the coding sequence GTGCTGCTGTGGACCAGGCGTAGCCGCGTCCTGCTGTGGGCGGTGTTCGCGGTGCTGTTCACCGCGATTGTGCTGGCACCCCTACTGATGATCGTGCTGGCGTCGGTCGCCGGGAACTGGACGGGGTTGCTGCCAGGAGCGCTCACCGGCTCGCATTTCGGGCAGGCGCTGTCCGGGGAGACGTTCGCGAGTCTTTCGGTGAGCATCCAAACCGGCGTCATCGCGTCGGTGGTCTCGGTGCTGCTGGGGACGTGGGCCGCGCTCGCCGCGCGGTCCGCGCCGTCGAAGCTGCGGAAGGCCGTCGACACCCTGTTCCATCTGCCGATCGCCGTACCGTCGGTGGTGCTGGGGCTGGCGCTGCTGGTCGCGTTCAGCCGTCCGCCGCTCGCCTTCAACGGCACACGCTGGATCGTGCTGCTGGGACACGTGATGATCCTGCTGCCGTTCTCCTACAGCACGGTCTCCGCCGCGATCGCGCGAATGGATCCGCTGCTGGCGCAGGCGGCGGCGAGTCTCGGCGCTTCGCCGGTCCGGGTGCTGCTGCGGGTGCGGCTGCCGGTCCTGCTGCCGTCGATCTCGGCGTCGGCGAGTCTCGCGCTGGCGATGTCGATGGGCGAATTGGGCGCGACGATGATGCTGTACCCGCCGGACTGGCGCACGCTGCCCGCGAGCATCTTCGCGCTGACGGACCGGGGACAGGTGTTCCTGGCGTCGGCGAGCACGGTGCTGCTGCTGGCCGTCACCCTCGCCGGGGTGGTGATCCTCGGACTGGCCCGCGGCCGCGCCGCCCAGCGGTGA